A genomic region of Nymphaea colorata isolate Beijing-Zhang1983 chromosome 2, ASM883128v2, whole genome shotgun sequence contains the following coding sequences:
- the LOC116248108 gene encoding uncharacterized protein LOC116248108 isoform X4 produces the protein MSVKLGFAFSGKYLSFSGKYLSLECGKKFPEQIKNCPLGPVSQAPQPPPPLRSQGLFRGQQQPNRSFRCSPAAASRRVVMECSSNSRNDSLIWSDAQLEYLIHLLVQQSRLPSMKSGGNLKGKAYKAIGQKMMEKFGQEFTTEKIKNKLKSTKADYNICKQILATSGFGWDPTNKCVDVDNEVWAVYIQKFPDRRKFKGGQNWKHYEELHEVYGESTATGRGSYNCTPHMMTEDSEADPVPETPITHTNDFGLNVDENVSFTQMLNNNSIIPSPAHSQQNSQPTASESRTTKSSNKRARLSTIDEDYRMLLHDIADSFRTMTNTSRAQTNNKCALILREMLNSREIDRSLHIRALTLMEHGNKPLTFLNLKPDERVPWLLQNINHQYVAVTLSDEERENAMMKVVFEDCETNPVPTTPITHTNDFGLNVDENVSFTQMLNNNSTIPSSAHGQQDPEPTASENRTTKSSNKRARLSTIDEDYQMLLHDIADSFRTMANTSKAQTINKCVIILYEMLDSGEIDRSLHIRALTLMAHGDKPLTFLNLQPDERVPWLLENINHQYVAVTLSDEERENEEREHAMMKVVFVFVIIFFRYLYRRRRIVHPY, from the exons ATGTCGGTGAAATTGGGTTTTGCCTTTTCGGGAAAATACTTGTCCTTTTCGGGAAAATACTTGTCCCTCGAGTGTGGAAAGAAATTTCCGGAACAAATCAAAAACTGCCCCTTAGGCCCTGTCTCCCAAGCTCCTCAGCCTCCTCCTCCCCTCCGCAGCCAGGGACTCTTCCGAG GCCAGCAGCAGCCCAACCGTAGCTTTCGGTGCAGCCCAGCAGCAGCTTCTCGTAGAG TAGTTATGGAATGTTCAAGCAACTCAAGAAATGACAGTCTCATATGGAGTGATGCTCAACTAGAATATCTTATACATCTTCTAGTTCAGCAATCACGACTACCTAGCATGAAGTCAGGCGGCAATTTAAAGGGAAAAGCTTATAAGGCAATTGGACAAAAGATGATGGAAAAGTTTGGGCAAGAATTCACaacagaaaaaattaagaacaagTTGAAGAGCACAAAAGCCGACTACAATATATGCAAGCAAATTTTGGCAACAAGCGGGTTTGGTTGGGACCCAACAAACAAGTGTGTAGATGTTGATAATGAAGTTTGGGCCGTCTACATTCAG AAATTCCCAGACAGGCGCAAATTCAAAGGAGGACAAAACTGGAAACACTATGAGGAGTTACATGAAGTGTATGGCGAGTCAACTGCCACAGGTCGTGGCAGTTATAATTGTACTCCACACATGATGACTGAAGACTCTGAGGCTGATCCTGTACCTGAGACCCCTATAACCCATACCAATGATTTTGGGCTGAATGTTGATGAAAATGTATCATTCACACAAATGTTGAACAATAATTCTATTATACCATCACCAGCACACAGTCAACAAAATTCACAACCTACTGCATCAGAAAGTAGGACCACCAAATCATCCAACAAAAGAGCAAGATTAAGTACAATTGATGAGGACTATCGAATGCTATTGCATGACATAGCCGATAGTTTTCGAACAATGACAAACACATCTAGAGCACAAACAAACAACAAATGTGCACTCATATTGCGTGAAATGCTCAACTCGAGAGAGATTGATAGGAGCTTGCACATAAGAGCCCTAACACTAATGGAGCATGGAAATAAGCCGCTCACCTTCCTCAACCTTAAGCCCGATGAACGGGTGCCTTGGTTGCTTCAAAATATCAATCATCAATA TGTTGCAGTCACGTTGTCagatgaggaaagagaaaatgcTATGATGAAAGTGGTGTTTGAAGACTGTGAGACTAATCCTGTACCTACGACCCCTATAACCCATACCAATGATTTTGGGCTGAATGTTGATGAAAATGTATCCTTCACACAAATGTTGAACAATAATTCTACTATACCATCATCAGCACACGGTCAACAAGATCCAGAACCTACTGCATCAGAAAATAGGACCACCAAGTCATCCAACAAAAGAGCAAGATTAAGTACAATTGATGAAGACTATCAAATGCTATTGCATGACATAGCCGATAGTTTTCGAACAATGGCAAACACATCTAAAGCACAAACGATCAACAAATGTGTAATCATATTGTATGAAATGCTCGACTCGGGAGAGATTGATAGGAGCTTGCACATAAGAGCCCTGACACTAATGGCACATGGAGACAAGCCGCTCACCTTCCTCAACCTTCAGCCCGATGAACGTGTGCCTTGGTTGCTTGAAAATATCAATCATCAATA TGTTGCAGTCACGTTGTCagatgaggaaagagaaaatgaggaaaGAGAACATGCTATGATGAAAGTGGTGTTTGTCTTCGTCATCATATTTTTTAGATACCTTTATCGACGTAGGCGAATTGTTCACCCATATT GA